In Bradyrhizobium sp. 1(2017), one DNA window encodes the following:
- a CDS encoding DUF1993 domain-containing protein, whose amino-acid sequence MSFYDAAVPAYLQMLNSLTGLLTKAEAHCAARKIDPSVLLGSRLFPDMLPLSKQIQLVSDFAAKGCARLTHSEVPSNPDTETSFAELKQRLARTIDYVKSFKPEQFEGAETKDVTFPSGPNKTTTMNGQQFLSAFSLPNFYFHATTAHGILRHNGVEIGKRDFLGAN is encoded by the coding sequence ATGTCCTTCTACGACGCGGCCGTCCCCGCCTATCTGCAAATGCTGAACAGCCTCACCGGCCTGCTCACCAAGGCCGAGGCGCATTGCGCGGCCAGAAAGATCGATCCGAGCGTCTTGCTTGGCTCTCGCCTCTTCCCGGACATGCTGCCGCTGTCGAAGCAGATCCAGCTCGTCAGCGATTTCGCCGCCAAGGGCTGCGCCCGGCTGACCCATAGCGAAGTGCCGTCCAACCCCGACACCGAGACGAGCTTTGCCGAACTGAAGCAGCGGCTGGCCAGGACAATCGACTACGTGAAGTCGTTCAAGCCCGAGCAGTTCGAAGGCGCGGAGACAAAGGACGTCACCTTTCCGTCCGGTCCCAACAAAACCACTACGATGAACGGCCAGCAATTCCTGAGCGCGTTCTCGCTTCCGAACTTCTATTTCCACGCCACGACCGCCCACGGCATTCTACGCCACAACGGCGTCGAGATCGGCAAGCGCGATTTCCTCGGCGCGAACTGA